The window TTGCAGTAGCAAAACTGCTCGGGCTTGACGCTGAAAAGGTAAACGTAAACGGCGGAGCCGTTGCACTCGGCCACCCTATAGGCGCGAGCGGCGCCCGCATACTGACAACACTTCTTTATGAAATGAAAAAACGTAATTCCACCTACGGACTTGCTTCGCTCTGCATCGGCGGCGGAGAGGCTTCTGCTTTAATTGTAAAGCAGTACGGCAAGTAAAATATTAAAAAATAAGACTATCATAAATTTCTGAAATTCCCGGCTTGGGCCTCATCCCATGCCGGGAAGTAATATCCGGAAGAGCCCGAATGAAGTTTTATGCTCTATAATTCAAAAAAACTTCCG of the Ignavibacteria bacterium genome contains:
- a CDS encoding acetyl-CoA C-acetyltransferase (Catalyzes the synthesis of acetoacetyl coenzyme A from two molecules of acetyl coenzyme A. It can also act as a thiolase, catalyzing the reverse reaction and generating two-carbon units from the four-carbon product of fatty acid oxidation), with protein sequence AVAKLLGLDAEKVNVNGGAVALGHPIGASGARILTTLLYEMKKRNSTYGLASLCIGGGEASALIVKQYGK